In Gammaproteobacteria bacterium, a single genomic region encodes these proteins:
- a CDS encoding fructose-bisphosphate aldolase class I, with translation MNISELQATAKALVAKGKGLIAMDESAPTIAKRFQKVGIDDNVNNRRAYRELLLSTPDLNKYISGAILFDETIRQSMSDGVPFAKYMERLGIIPGIKVDKGTKDLANFPGEKVTEGLDGLRERLKEYREMGARFAKWRAVIDIGPGLPTHFCLEANAHALARYSALCQEANIVPIVEPEVLIDGNHTLEQCYDATLHMLRLTFQQLAEHHVAFEGVILKASMVISGLEAPKRASVDEVADATVRCLLNSVPASLPGIVFLSGGQGTEEATAHLNAMNARHPNLPWPLTFSYSRALQQPVMETWRGNTANAAAAQKQLQRRTKFNSLAATGKYQSQMEREAA, from the coding sequence ATGAACATTTCCGAACTGCAGGCGACCGCTAAGGCGCTGGTTGCCAAAGGCAAGGGTCTGATCGCGATGGACGAGAGTGCGCCCACTATCGCCAAGCGCTTCCAAAAAGTCGGCATCGACGACAACGTCAACAACCGCCGGGCGTATCGCGAATTGCTGCTCAGCACGCCCGACTTAAATAAATATATCAGCGGTGCGATCCTGTTCGATGAGACTATCCGTCAATCCATGAGCGACGGTGTGCCGTTCGCTAAATATATGGAACGCCTCGGCATAATTCCCGGCATCAAGGTCGATAAAGGCACGAAGGACCTCGCTAACTTTCCCGGCGAGAAGGTGACCGAAGGCCTCGATGGGCTACGCGAGCGATTGAAGGAGTACCGTGAGATGGGTGCGCGCTTTGCCAAGTGGCGCGCCGTGATCGACATCGGTCCGGGATTGCCGACCCATTTTTGTTTGGAAGCGAACGCACATGCATTGGCGCGCTACTCGGCACTGTGCCAGGAAGCGAACATTGTGCCGATCGTCGAGCCGGAAGTGTTAATCGACGGCAATCACACCCTCGAACAATGCTACGACGCGACCTTGCATATGCTGCGTTTGACGTTCCAACAACTCGCCGAACACCACGTCGCTTTTGAAGGCGTCATTCTGAAAGCGAGCATGGTGATCTCCGGCTTAGAAGCGCCGAAGCGCGCAAGCGTCGATGAAGTCGCCGATGCAACCGTGCGCTGTCTACTCAACTCGGTACCGGCATCGCTACCCGGAATCGTGTTTCTCTCCGGTGGTCAAGGCACGGAGGAAGCAACCGCGCACTTGAACGCCATGAACGCGCGCCATCCCAATCTTCCGTGGCCGTTGACGTTCTCGTATTCGCGCGCGCTGCAACAACCGGTGATGGAAACCTGGCGCGGCAATACGGCGAACGCGGCGGCGGCACAGAAGCAGTTGCAGCGACGAACGAAATTCAATTCGTTGGCGGCTACCGGGAAGTATCAATCGCAGATGGAACGAGAAGCGGCGTAA
- the pyk gene encoding pyruvate kinase, protein MFRRTKIVATLGPATDDPKVMEKLVEAGVDVVRLNFSHGTPTVHAFRAQLARERAHAHGRYIGVVVDLQGPKIRIGKFQQSPIELVEGSRFVLDADMSLDAGTSECVGVTYKTLPQDVEQDATLLLDDGRIELKVDQVDGNRVICHVVVGGPLSNNKGINRKGGGLSAKALTEKDREDIKSAAALGADYLAISFPRSAADVHEARELLRAAGGHGGIIAKIERAEAVTALAEIVNAADAVMIARGDLAVEVGDAAVPPIQKRIIRMARRMNKIAITATQMMESMIENAIPTRAEVSDVANAVLDGTDAVMLSAETASGKHPVAAVAAMDRVCRVAEHEEEAHLLRQRRDVPFKRVDEGIAMAVMYVANHLPVKAIAALTESGNTALWMSRISSAVPIYAMTPQPHTLGKVTLYRGVYPVSFNERSDDPAAVMKAAISKLRRRHAVDDNDLVILTIGEPMSKSGGTNTMKIIRVADLHDE, encoded by the coding sequence ATGTTTCGACGCACAAAAATCGTTGCCACACTTGGTCCCGCGACCGACGATCCGAAGGTGATGGAAAAGCTGGTCGAGGCCGGTGTTGACGTCGTCCGCCTTAATTTCTCGCACGGCACGCCGACGGTCCACGCCTTCCGCGCCCAGCTCGCGCGCGAACGTGCGCACGCGCACGGTCGTTACATCGGTGTCGTCGTCGATCTGCAGGGGCCAAAGATTCGCATCGGTAAATTCCAGCAGAGCCCGATCGAACTCGTCGAAGGTAGCCGGTTCGTGCTCGACGCCGATATGTCGCTCGATGCCGGCACGTCCGAGTGCGTCGGTGTGACGTACAAGACATTACCGCAAGACGTCGAGCAGGACGCAACACTGCTGCTCGACGATGGCCGCATTGAGCTCAAGGTCGATCAAGTCGACGGTAACCGCGTGATCTGTCATGTCGTCGTCGGCGGCCCGCTGAGCAACAACAAAGGCATCAATCGCAAAGGCGGCGGCTTATCGGCGAAGGCGCTAACCGAGAAAGATCGTGAAGACATCAAGTCGGCCGCCGCTCTCGGCGCCGATTACTTGGCGATCTCGTTTCCACGTAGCGCCGCCGATGTGCACGAGGCACGCGAGTTGCTGCGCGCCGCCGGCGGTCACGGCGGCATCATCGCCAAGATCGAGCGCGCCGAGGCCGTTACCGCGCTCGCCGAAATCGTCAATGCGGCCGACGCCGTCATGATCGCGCGCGGCGATCTCGCCGTTGAAGTTGGCGACGCTGCTGTGCCGCCGATTCAAAAGCGCATCATTCGCATGGCTCGTCGCATGAACAAGATCGCCATCACGGCTACGCAGATGATGGAGTCGATGATCGAAAACGCGATCCCGACGCGTGCCGAGGTCTCCGACGTTGCCAACGCCGTGCTCGATGGCACTGACGCGGTGATGTTGTCGGCCGAAACGGCCAGCGGCAAGCACCCGGTGGCGGCGGTAGCGGCGATGGATCGTGTGTGCCGCGTTGCCGAACACGAAGAAGAAGCGCATTTATTGCGCCAGCGGCGCGATGTTCCGTTCAAGCGGGTCGATGAGGGCATTGCTATGGCGGTGATGTACGTTGCTAACCATTTGCCGGTAAAAGCAATCGCGGCGCTGACGGAGTCAGGTAACACCGCTTTGTGGATGTCGCGCATCAGCTCGGCTGTGCCTATCTACGCGATGACGCCGCAGCCGCATACGCTAGGCAAGGTCACGCTGTATCGCGGCGTCTATCCGGTGTCGTTCAACGAGCGTAGCGACGATCCGGCGGCGGTGATGAAGGCGGCCATCAGTAAACTGCGCCGGCGTCACGCGGTCGATGACAACGATCTCGTGATCCTCACCATCGGCGAGCCGATGTCGAAATCGGGCGGTACAAATACGATGAAGATTATTCGTGTTGCCGATTTGCACGACGAGTAA
- the gap gene encoding type I glyceraldehyde-3-phosphate dehydrogenase, whose amino-acid sequence MTIKVGINGFGRIGRMVFRAAVQNFPDVEIVGINDLLEPDYLAYMLSHDSVHGRFKGNVSVDGNTLVVNGKKIRLTAVKNPAELKWGEVGADVVVESTGLFLTKETCEPHLAAGAKKVIMSAPSKDDTAMFVYGVNDKTYAGQKIISNASCTTNCLAPIAKVLNDNFGIKRGLMTTVHAATATQKTVDGPSNKDWRGGRGILENIIPSSTGAAKAVGVVIPELNKKLTGMAFRVPTSDVSVVDLTVELKKDATYAEICAAMKAASEGPMKGVLGYTEDKVVSTDFRDDSRTSIFDAEAGIALDGTFVKVVSWYDNEWAYSCKVLEMARVIAK is encoded by the coding sequence ATGACCATCAAGGTCGGCATTAATGGTTTCGGCCGCATCGGCCGTATGGTGTTCCGCGCGGCGGTGCAGAATTTCCCCGATGTCGAGATCGTCGGCATCAACGACTTGCTGGAACCGGATTACCTGGCCTACATGCTGTCGCACGACTCGGTACACGGCCGCTTCAAGGGTAATGTCTCGGTCGACGGCAACACGCTGGTGGTCAACGGCAAGAAGATCCGCCTGACCGCCGTGAAAAATCCGGCCGAGCTCAAGTGGGGCGAGGTCGGCGCCGATGTTGTCGTCGAATCGACCGGCCTGTTCCTGACCAAAGAAACCTGCGAACCGCATCTTGCCGCCGGTGCCAAGAAAGTCATCATGTCGGCGCCGTCGAAGGACGACACCGCAATGTTCGTCTACGGCGTGAACGACAAGACCTACGCCGGCCAGAAGATCATCTCCAATGCGTCCTGCACCACCAACTGCCTGGCGCCGATTGCCAAGGTATTGAACGATAACTTCGGCATCAAGCGCGGCTTAATGACCACCGTGCACGCGGCGACTGCCACCCAGAAAACCGTCGATGGTCCGTCCAATAAAGATTGGCGCGGCGGCCGCGGTATTCTCGAGAACATCATCCCGTCATCGACCGGCGCCGCTAAGGCCGTTGGCGTCGTTATTCCGGAACTGAACAAGAAGCTCACCGGCATGGCGTTCCGCGTACCGACCTCAGACGTGTCGGTGGTCGACCTGACCGTCGAGCTGAAGAAAGACGCGACCTACGCCGAGATTTGTGCGGCGATGAAGGCGGCGTCCGAGGGCCCGATGAAGGGCGTGCTTGGTTACACCGAAGACAAAGTCGTGTCGACCGATTTCCGCGACGATTCACGGACGTCGATCTTCGACGCCGAGGCCGGCATTGCGCTTGACGGCACCTTCGTCAAAGTCGTGTCGTGGTACGACAACGAGTGGGCCTACTCCTGCAAAGTGTTGGAAATGGCGCGCGTTATCGCCAAGTAA
- the tkt gene encoding transketolase yields the protein MTVKSEAVTGEAQAPISRRTIANAVRALSMDAVQKANSGHPGAPMGMADIAEVLWNEFLKHNPANPQWADRDRFVLSNGHGSMLLYSLLHLTGYDLSIDDLKNFRQLHSRTPGHPEYGFAPGVETTTGPLGQGLANAVGMAIAEKTLAAHFNRDGHTVVDHHTYVFLGDGCLMEGISHEAGSLAGHLKLGKLIAFYDDNGISIDGHVVGWFTDNTPKRFEAYGWHVIPNVDGHNADAVKKAVVDARAETSRPTLICCKTVIGFGSPNKQGKESAHGAPLGPDEIALARKQLGWSHEPFAVPPEIYRAWDARADGAAAERAWNEKFAAYKKTHPELAAEFERRMQGTLPADWTKRAQEYLTATVSKGETIATRKASLQSLNAYAPALPELIGGSADLAESNLTIWKGAKGITSENADGNYLYYGVREFGMSAIMNGLALHGGFIPFGGTFLVFSDYARNAVRVAAIMKAHSIFVYTHDSIGLGEDGPTHQPVEHLASLRYIPNLTVWRPCDTVETAAAWQAAIEHKGPTALALTRQNTPHQARSEAALANVARGGYVLTDAANGKPEVVIIATGSEVGVAMEAHKLLTAKGRQVRLVSMPCTSLFDAQDAAYRESVLPAALTQRVAVEAGISDFWWKYVGLAGRVVGVDRFGESAPGGAVMKEFGFTGEHVAKIVEQIL from the coding sequence ATGACCGTGAAATCTGAAGCCGTGACCGGCGAGGCGCAAGCCCCGATCAGTCGCCGTACCATCGCCAACGCTGTTCGTGCGCTCTCGATGGATGCCGTGCAAAAGGCCAACTCGGGTCATCCGGGAGCGCCGATGGGCATGGCCGACATCGCCGAAGTGTTGTGGAACGAATTCCTGAAGCACAACCCGGCGAATCCGCAGTGGGCCGATCGCGACCGCTTCGTGTTGTCGAACGGTCATGGGTCGATGCTCCTATATAGTCTGTTGCACCTCACCGGTTACGATCTGTCGATCGACGATCTCAAGAATTTCCGCCAGCTGCATTCGCGGACCCCGGGTCATCCGGAATACGGTTTTGCGCCCGGCGTCGAGACCACCACCGGCCCGCTCGGCCAAGGTCTCGCTAACGCGGTCGGTATGGCGATCGCCGAGAAGACGCTGGCAGCGCATTTCAATCGCGACGGTCATACCGTCGTCGATCATCATACGTATGTTTTCTTGGGTGACGGCTGCTTGATGGAAGGCATCTCGCACGAAGCCGGTTCGCTCGCCGGACACTTGAAGCTCGGTAAGCTCATCGCTTTCTACGACGACAACGGTATTTCCATCGACGGCCATGTCGTCGGCTGGTTCACCGATAACACACCGAAGCGGTTCGAGGCCTACGGTTGGCATGTCATTCCGAATGTCGATGGTCATAACGCCGATGCGGTGAAGAAGGCAGTCGTCGATGCCCGTGCCGAGACCAGCCGGCCAACATTGATCTGCTGCAAGACCGTCATCGGTTTCGGTTCGCCGAATAAGCAGGGCAAAGAGTCGGCGCACGGTGCGCCGCTCGGTCCGGACGAAATCGCCTTAGCGCGCAAGCAACTCGGCTGGTCGCACGAGCCATTCGCCGTGCCGCCGGAAATTTATCGCGCGTGGGACGCGCGTGCCGACGGCGCTGCCGCTGAGCGCGCCTGGAACGAGAAATTTGCCGCTTATAAAAAGACCCATCCGGAATTGGCCGCCGAGTTCGAACGGCGCATGCAGGGTACGTTGCCGGCCGATTGGACCAAGCGCGCACAGGAATATCTGACAGCGACCGTCAGCAAGGGCGAGACCATCGCCACGCGTAAGGCATCGCTGCAGTCGCTCAATGCGTACGCACCGGCGCTGCCCGAGCTGATCGGCGGCTCTGCCGACTTGGCCGAATCGAATTTGACAATCTGGAAGGGCGCTAAGGGCATCACCTCGGAAAACGCCGACGGTAATTATCTCTACTACGGTGTGCGCGAATTCGGCATGTCGGCCATTATGAACGGCTTGGCGTTGCACGGCGGCTTCATCCCGTTTGGCGGTACGTTCTTGGTGTTCTCCGACTATGCACGCAATGCAGTGCGCGTCGCCGCGATCATGAAGGCGCACAGCATTTTCGTTTACACCCACGATTCCATCGGCCTCGGCGAAGACGGTCCGACGCATCAGCCGGTCGAGCACCTCGCCAGCTTGCGTTACATCCCGAACCTAACGGTTTGGCGTCCGTGCGATACGGTCGAGACCGCCGCTGCTTGGCAGGCGGCGATCGAGCATAAAGGCCCGACGGCGCTGGCCCTGACGCGGCAGAACACGCCGCACCAAGCGCGCAGCGAAGCGGCGCTCGCCAACGTCGCCCGCGGCGGTTATGTATTGACCGATGCCGCGAACGGCAAACCGGAAGTCGTCATCATCGCCACCGGCTCGGAAGTCGGCGTGGCGATGGAAGCGCACAAGTTGCTAACGGCGAAAGGTCGACAAGTGCGCCTGGTTTCCATGCCGTGTACCTCGCTGTTCGACGCGCAAGACGCGGCCTATCGCGAATCGGTATTGCCGGCGGCACTGACCCAGCGCGTTGCGGTCGAAGCCGGCATCAGCGATTTCTGGTGGAAATACGTCGGTTTGGCCGGCCGGGTCGTTGGTGTCGATCGTTTCGGCGAATCGGCGCCGGGCGGCGCGGTCATGAAGGAATTCGGTTTCACTGGCGAGCATGTCGCCAAGATCGTCGAACAAATTTTGTAA
- a CDS encoding phosphoglycerate kinase has protein sequence MSVIKLVDLNLAGKRVLIRADLNVPVKDGKVTSAQRIRASLPSVEFAMKQGAKVMLMSHLGRPEEGVYSEENSLQPVADVLSELLGKKVPLVKDYLDKAPAINNGDVVLFENVRFNKGEKKNNEALAKKYAALADVYVMDAFGTAHRAEGSTHGVGMYAPVASAGILLANELEALGKALANPKRPLVAIVAGSKVSTKLTVLENLANVVDQLIVGGGIANTFIAAAGYNVGKSLCEADLVDTAKKLMRQAKARGADIPVPTDVVVAKEFSETARAIVKKVNDVADDELILDIGPETAKRLADMLKRAGTIVWNGPVGVFEFDQFGEGTKVLAHAIAESPAFSIAGGGDTLAAVDKYQIADKVSYISTGGGAFLEFLEGKKLPAVAMLETRAQK, from the coding sequence ATGTCGGTAATCAAATTAGTTGATTTAAATCTCGCCGGTAAACGCGTGTTAATCCGCGCCGACCTCAACGTGCCGGTCAAAGACGGTAAAGTGACGAGCGCTCAACGCATTCGTGCGTCGTTGCCGTCGGTCGAGTTCGCGATGAAGCAGGGCGCCAAGGTTATGCTCATGTCGCACCTCGGGCGACCGGAAGAGGGTGTATACAGCGAGGAGAACTCGTTGCAGCCGGTGGCCGATGTGTTGTCGGAGTTGCTCGGCAAGAAGGTGCCGCTGGTGAAGGATTATCTCGACAAGGCACCGGCAATCAACAATGGCGACGTCGTGTTATTCGAGAACGTGCGCTTTAACAAAGGCGAGAAGAAGAACAACGAAGCGTTGGCGAAGAAATACGCCGCACTGGCCGATGTGTATGTGATGGACGCGTTCGGCACCGCGCATCGCGCCGAAGGCTCGACCCACGGCGTCGGCATGTATGCGCCGGTGGCGAGCGCCGGCATTCTGTTAGCCAACGAGCTCGAAGCGCTCGGCAAAGCGCTGGCGAATCCGAAGCGGCCGTTGGTGGCGATCGTCGCCGGCTCGAAGGTGTCGACTAAGCTCACTGTGCTCGAAAATCTGGCGAACGTCGTCGATCAACTGATTGTGGGCGGCGGTATCGCCAATACATTTATCGCCGCCGCTGGTTACAACGTCGGCAAGTCGCTGTGCGAAGCTGATTTGGTCGACACCGCCAAGAAGTTGATGCGCCAGGCGAAGGCGCGCGGTGCCGATATTCCGGTGCCGACCGATGTGGTGGTCGCCAAGGAGTTTAGCGAGACGGCGAGAGCTATCGTTAAGAAAGTGAACGACGTGGCCGACGACGAGCTCATTCTCGACATCGGCCCGGAGACGGCGAAACGCTTGGCCGATATGTTGAAGCGCGCCGGTACCATCGTCTGGAACGGTCCGGTCGGCGTGTTCGAGTTCGATCAGTTTGGCGAAGGTACGAAAGTATTGGCGCACGCCATTGCCGAGAGCCCGGCGTTCTCGATCGCCGGCGGCGGCGATACGCTGGCGGCGGTCGATAAATACCAGATTGCCGACAAAGTGTCGTACATCTCCACCGGCGGCGGCGCGTTTCTCGAATTTCTCGAAGGCAAGAAGTTGCCGGCGGTAGCGATGCTCGAGACGCGCGCGCAGAAGTAG